A DNA window from Desulfobaculum bizertense DSM 18034 contains the following coding sequences:
- the hemL gene encoding glutamate-1-semialdehyde 2,1-aminomutase, with product MTSSEKLFAQAKELIPGGVNSPVRACLSVGADPLFIESASGSHIKTVDGTELLDFIMSWGPMLLGYAQPDVNKAACDAAAKGSSFGAPCALEVEMARAVVDAVPSMDMVRMVSSGTEATMSALRLARGYTGRSKVVKFVGNYHGHSDSFLASAGSGLATLSIPGTPGVPEETVKHTLLAPYNDLAAVRELFAKHGDEIAAVIVEPCAGNMGLVLPAEGFLEGLRAVTTEYGALLIFDEVITGFRVAFGGAGSRFGIEPDLTTLGKIIGGGYPVGAYGGKREVMDHIAPVGPVYQAGTLSGNPVAMAAGLKTLELLSKADYAGLEKRTAQLVDELRAIFAEKSIPVCINTIASIFTLFFSEQPVTNFASSQQADCERYSSFYRQMRAAGINLAPSGFECSFTSFAHTEEDYDKFLSAVRKVQF from the coding sequence ATGACGAGTTCTGAAAAACTTTTTGCGCAGGCAAAAGAGCTGATTCCGGGCGGCGTAAACAGCCCGGTCCGCGCCTGCCTGAGCGTTGGTGCTGACCCACTGTTCATTGAAAGCGCCTCCGGCTCCCACATCAAAACTGTCGACGGCACCGAGCTTCTGGACTTCATCATGTCCTGGGGACCAATGCTTCTGGGCTATGCCCAGCCCGACGTGAACAAGGCCGCCTGCGACGCCGCAGCAAAAGGCTCCAGCTTTGGCGCTCCCTGCGCTCTGGAAGTCGAAATGGCCCGTGCCGTTGTGGACGCTGTGCCGTCTATGGATATGGTTCGTATGGTAAGCTCCGGTACCGAAGCGACCATGAGCGCCCTGCGCCTTGCCCGTGGCTACACAGGCCGCAGCAAGGTTGTGAAGTTCGTCGGCAACTATCACGGCCACTCTGACAGCTTCCTCGCAAGCGCTGGTTCCGGTCTGGCAACCCTGTCCATTCCCGGTACTCCCGGCGTCCCCGAAGAAACCGTCAAGCACACCCTGCTTGCTCCATACAACGACCTCGCAGCTGTTCGCGAACTCTTCGCCAAGCATGGCGACGAGATCGCAGCCGTGATTGTTGAGCCTTGCGCTGGCAACATGGGCCTCGTGCTCCCCGCAGAAGGCTTCCTCGAAGGCCTTCGCGCTGTGACCACAGAATACGGCGCCCTTCTTATTTTTGACGAAGTCATCACTGGCTTCCGCGTTGCCTTTGGTGGCGCAGGCTCCCGCTTCGGCATTGAGCCTGACCTGACCACCCTCGGCAAAATCATTGGTGGCGGCTACCCTGTCGGTGCATACGGCGGCAAGCGTGAGGTCATGGACCACATCGCTCCTGTCGGCCCGGTCTATCAGGCTGGCACCCTCTCCGGTAACCCCGTCGCTATGGCCGCAGGTCTCAAAACTCTTGAGCTGCTCTCCAAGGCTGACTACGCCGGACTTGAGAAGCGTACAGCACAGCTCGTTGACGAACTGCGCGCCATCTTTGCCGAAAAATCCATTCCGGTCTGCATCAACACCATTGCATCCATCTTCACCCTGTTCTTCTCCGAGCAGCCCGTGACGAACTTTGCAAGCTCCCAGCAGGCAGACTGCGAGCGCTACTCCAGCTTCTACCGCCAGATGCGCGCCGCAGGCATTAACCTTGCCCCGTCTGGATTTGAATGCTCTTTCACTTCCTTTGCTCACACCGAAGAAGACTACGACAAGTTCCTCTCCGCTGTCCGCAAGGTTCAGTTCTAA